The following proteins are co-located in the Paenibacillus sp. JNUCC32 genome:
- a CDS encoding glycoside hydrolase family 2 TIM barrel-domain containing protein, translating to MKDHRIGRDWDDLSVLERNRAKSRAYFIPFADADGALSYDRGSSAWYQSLNGVWKFHYAEEPESAPEAFYEEDYDVSAWDNLPVPGHWQLQGYGHPHYTDLYYPFPVDPPHVPNANPTGSYVREFELPQHWDGRKICVKFDGVDSAFHVWLNGTFIGYSQGSRLTSEFDLTPYVKPGVNKMSVRVYQWSDGSYLEDQDMWWMSGIFRDVYLIAEPSALRVNDFRVTTELDAEYLNAKLQVQLDLEGTERGFVQLQLLNGAGAEAGSTGKDVGHSSVENFEIEVAGPDLWSAESPALYHLVITLRDNQGETLETVAQRVGFRSIEVKDGQLLVNGKAILLKGVNRHDHHPDTGRTVTLSTMLEDIRLMKQHNINAVRTAHYPNDPRFYELCDVYGLYVMEETDLETHGFEPLGNISRLSDDPDWKEAYVDRVRRMVERDKNHPSVLFWSLGNESGFGCNFRAMAEWCREHDPTRLIHYEEDREAEVCDVVSTMYSSVEKMEGFGKKADHPKPHILCEFAHAMGNGPGGLRPYFDAFEAHPRLAGGFVWEWIDHGLSRRTPDGRMDYAYGGDYGDVPNNSNFVIDGLVRPDRTPSPGLLEYKKVIEPVRMSMRRHGVLHIMNRYDFISLDHLQAHYRVLSDGQLVHSGVLQLPRIEAGTSAELSLLKALEQATIGVNPYAELWLEVSLSLAADCRWAERGHEVAWSQLLLRESSKPEFEPTAALRRGALQISEEKHGLHVGNGSFQLSLSALHAGFETLSMHGKRIALGGPALNFWRPPIDNDMYVLPDWRKAHLDRLSERVDHFEWKRLDRECVEVKRVSRIAPPVYDWGFRCETTYTITSSGLIIMDVKGEPIGTPPGMLPKIGLQMQVAGDMEHVRWYGRGPGESYPDSLEAGRFGEYRSTVDGLFTPYIYPQENGNRSDVRWVSLADGAGLGLLAVGDPSLNFSASRYADQDVESAAHASDLVPKRFITLNLDYRQNGLGSNSCGPAQAPEHSIKPEPFSFRMLLKPYAAEDTDPVRLSRRMRSEAGLYE from the coding sequence ATGAAAGACCATCGTATCGGCCGCGACTGGGATGACCTGAGCGTGCTGGAACGAAATCGGGCAAAAAGCCGGGCCTATTTCATTCCGTTCGCGGATGCGGACGGAGCGCTCAGTTATGACAGAGGCAGCTCGGCCTGGTACCAATCGCTGAACGGGGTGTGGAAATTCCACTATGCCGAGGAGCCGGAGAGCGCTCCGGAAGCATTTTATGAGGAGGATTACGATGTATCGGCCTGGGATAACCTCCCGGTTCCGGGACACTGGCAGCTGCAGGGCTACGGGCATCCGCATTACACGGACTTGTACTATCCGTTCCCCGTGGACCCGCCGCATGTGCCAAATGCGAATCCGACCGGCAGCTATGTCCGCGAGTTCGAGCTTCCGCAGCATTGGGACGGCAGAAAAATTTGCGTCAAATTCGACGGGGTGGACAGCGCGTTCCATGTGTGGCTGAACGGGACGTTTATCGGCTACAGCCAGGGGAGCCGGCTGACTTCGGAGTTCGATCTGACGCCTTATGTGAAGCCCGGCGTAAACAAGATGTCCGTCCGGGTATACCAATGGTCCGATGGAAGCTACCTGGAAGACCAGGACATGTGGTGGATGAGCGGCATTTTCCGGGACGTATACCTGATCGCGGAGCCATCGGCTCTTCGCGTCAACGACTTCCGCGTAACGACCGAGCTGGATGCGGAGTATCTGAACGCGAAGCTGCAGGTGCAATTGGATCTGGAAGGTACGGAGCGCGGCTTCGTCCAGTTGCAGCTGTTGAATGGCGCCGGAGCGGAAGCGGGGTCAACCGGCAAAGACGTCGGGCACTCTTCCGTGGAGAATTTTGAGATCGAGGTGGCGGGCCCGGATTTATGGAGTGCCGAGTCACCGGCACTGTACCATCTGGTGATCACCCTGCGGGATAATCAGGGGGAGACGCTGGAGACGGTGGCGCAGCGCGTCGGCTTCCGCTCCATCGAAGTGAAGGACGGACAGCTTCTGGTAAATGGCAAGGCAATCCTGCTGAAAGGCGTCAACCGCCATGACCATCATCCGGATACGGGCCGAACCGTCACCCTGTCCACGATGTTGGAGGACATCCGGTTGATGAAACAGCACAACATCAATGCCGTACGGACCGCTCATTACCCGAATGATCCCCGGTTCTACGAGCTGTGCGACGTGTACGGGCTGTACGTGATGGAAGAGACGGATCTGGAGACCCACGGCTTTGAGCCGCTCGGCAACATTTCCCGCCTGAGCGACGATCCGGATTGGAAGGAAGCGTACGTGGACCGCGTCCGTCGGATGGTGGAGCGGGATAAGAACCATCCGTCCGTGCTGTTCTGGTCCCTCGGCAACGAATCCGGCTTCGGCTGCAATTTCCGCGCGATGGCGGAGTGGTGCCGGGAGCATGATCCGACGAGGCTGATCCATTACGAGGAGGACCGCGAAGCCGAGGTGTGCGACGTGGTGAGCACGATGTATTCCTCCGTCGAGAAGATGGAGGGCTTCGGCAAAAAAGCCGATCATCCCAAGCCGCATATTCTGTGCGAATTCGCGCACGCGATGGGCAACGGCCCCGGAGGCTTGCGTCCCTACTTCGATGCCTTTGAAGCGCATCCCCGCCTTGCGGGTGGTTTCGTATGGGAATGGATCGATCACGGGCTGAGCAGAAGGACCCCGGACGGCCGGATGGATTATGCGTACGGCGGCGATTACGGCGATGTGCCGAATAACAGCAATTTCGTCATCGATGGTTTGGTCCGTCCGGACCGGACGCCTTCACCCGGACTTCTGGAATACAAAAAGGTCATTGAGCCTGTCCGCATGTCGATGCGAAGACACGGTGTGCTTCATATCATGAACCGCTATGATTTCATTTCGCTGGATCATCTGCAGGCCCATTACCGGGTGCTGTCCGATGGACAGCTTGTCCATAGCGGAGTCCTGCAGCTTCCCCGCATCGAAGCAGGCACAAGCGCGGAGCTAAGCCTCCTGAAGGCCTTGGAGCAAGCAACAATAGGCGTGAATCCGTACGCCGAGCTGTGGCTGGAGGTATCCCTCTCGCTGGCCGCGGACTGCCGCTGGGCGGAACGGGGACATGAAGTGGCATGGTCCCAGCTTCTGCTGCGGGAATCGTCGAAGCCCGAATTCGAGCCGACGGCTGCCTTACGGCGGGGAGCTTTGCAGATTAGCGAGGAGAAGCATGGCCTTCACGTCGGGAATGGAAGCTTTCAGCTGTCCCTCAGCGCCCTTCATGCCGGCTTCGAAACCTTGTCCATGCATGGCAAAAGAATTGCACTTGGCGGACCGGCGCTGAATTTCTGGCGTCCGCCGATCGATAACGACATGTACGTGCTTCCGGATTGGCGCAAGGCCCATCTGGACCGGCTCTCCGAGCGGGTCGATCATTTCGAATGGAAGCGATTGGACCGGGAATGCGTTGAGGTAAAGCGGGTTTCCCGCATCGCTCCGCCGGTATACGACTGGGGCTTCCGCTGCGAAACGACCTATACGATCACTTCCAGCGGCCTGATCATCATGGACGTGAAGGGTGAGCCGATCGGCACGCCGCCCGGCATGCTGCCCAAAATCGGATTGCAAATGCAAGTCGCGGGCGACATGGAACATGTCCGGTGGTACGGCAGAGGACCTGGGGAAAGCTACCCGGACAGCCTGGAAGCGGGACGGTTCGGGGAATACCGCAGCACCGTGGACGGATTGTTTACGCCCTATATCTATCCGCAGGAAAACGGGAACCGATCGGATGTCCGCTGGGTCTCGCTGGCGGATGGTGCGGGGTTGGGGCTTCTTGCCGTAGGCGACCCCTCCCTTAATTTCAGTGCGAGCCGCTACGCCGATCAGGACGTGGAGTCTGCCGCGCATGCCAGCGATCTGGTTCCGAAGCGTTTCATTACGCTGAATCTGGATTACCGGCAGAACGGGCTTGGCAGCAACAGCTGCGGTCCGGCACAGGCACCCGAGCACTCGATCAAGCCGGAGCCTTTCTCGTTCCGCATGCTGCTGAAGCCTTACGCTGCCGAGGATACCGATCCGGTACGGCTGAGCCGGCGGATGCGCTCGGAAGCGGGATTATACGAGTAA
- a CDS encoding carbohydrate ABC transporter permease has translation MKKVITYALLILCSLLFIAPLFWAVTTALKSQQELYLFPPKWFPSVWRFSNFAEAWSIQPFNLFLKNTLIVTLLSTLGQLVSCTLVAYGFARFQFKGRDALFLIVLATMMIPWEVTMIPQYMEFNYLGWINTLKPLIVPSWFGSAYFIFLLRQFIMTLPKELDEAATIDGAGKMTVLLRIIVPLMGPSLILVAVFHMMSCWNDYLGPLIFLNDQTKYTLTLGLSQFKGMHGVDMQSIMAITCLISIPPLAVFFFAQRYIVGGIATTGIKG, from the coding sequence ATGAAAAAGGTGATCACGTACGCACTGCTCATTCTGTGCTCGCTGCTGTTCATTGCTCCGCTCTTCTGGGCCGTCACGACGGCGCTGAAGTCGCAGCAGGAGCTGTATCTGTTTCCTCCGAAATGGTTTCCTTCCGTGTGGAGGTTCAGCAATTTCGCGGAGGCCTGGAGCATTCAGCCGTTTAACCTGTTTTTGAAAAATACGCTGATCGTGACGCTGCTGTCGACGCTCGGGCAGCTCGTCTCGTGCACGCTGGTAGCTTACGGGTTTGCCCGGTTTCAATTCAAGGGGCGGGACGCGCTGTTTCTGATCGTGCTTGCCACCATGATGATTCCTTGGGAAGTGACCATGATTCCGCAGTATATGGAGTTCAATTACCTGGGCTGGATCAATACGCTCAAACCGCTCATCGTTCCGTCCTGGTTCGGCTCCGCTTATTTCATTTTTCTGCTGCGCCAGTTCATCATGACCTTGCCGAAGGAGCTGGATGAAGCGGCAACGATTGACGGGGCGGGCAAAATGACGGTTCTGCTGCGGATCATCGTGCCGCTGATGGGTCCGTCGCTCATCCTGGTGGCCGTGTTCCATATGATGAGCTGCTGGAACGATTACCTGGGCCCGCTCATCTTCCTGAACGACCAGACGAAATATACGCTGACGCTGGGGTTATCCCAATTCAAGGGCATGCACGGCGTCGACATGCAATCCATTATGGCCATCACCTGCCTGATCTCGATTCCGCCGCTGGCCGTCTTTTTCTTCGCGCAGCGTTATATCGTTGGCGGCATCGCCACAACGGGGATCAAGGGGTAA
- a CDS encoding carbohydrate ABC transporter permease yields MAQTQVPYPQQQTAAPKRLGPKRWGGAVPYLFIFPWIFGFLVFTLGPLLFSLVISFFDWPIVGQVTFVGIDNYVEMFSNDPLFWKSLLVTLKFAALFVPLNIVVALGLAMLLNQKVKGSAFFRTAFYLPSVISGVALAMIWSWVYSGDYGILNYFLSLVGIEGPDWLNDTKWSLVAMVIASLWGQGSMMLIFLAGLKGIPKDLYESASMDGAGKIRQFFNVTIPMITPTLLFNLITSIIAAFQQLTLALLLTGGGPLKSTFFYAMYMYENAFKYFKMGYSAANAWFMFLIVLTLTFLVFKSSEAWVFYEGEMKTKKEKEKAKPKRAKQGVQASREGGSV; encoded by the coding sequence ATGGCCCAAACGCAAGTGCCTTACCCACAACAGCAGACAGCGGCCCCGAAGCGACTTGGACCAAAACGTTGGGGTGGGGCCGTGCCCTACCTCTTCATTTTTCCATGGATATTCGGATTCCTGGTTTTCACGCTTGGCCCGCTGCTGTTCTCCCTCGTCATTTCGTTTTTTGATTGGCCGATCGTAGGCCAAGTGACTTTTGTCGGCATCGACAACTATGTGGAGATGTTCTCGAACGATCCGCTGTTCTGGAAATCGCTGCTGGTTACGCTGAAATTCGCGGCTTTGTTCGTGCCGTTGAACATCGTCGTGGCTTTGGGACTCGCTATGCTGCTGAATCAGAAGGTAAAAGGGAGCGCATTCTTCCGCACAGCCTTCTACCTGCCGTCGGTCATTTCCGGCGTCGCCCTCGCTATGATCTGGTCCTGGGTATACAGCGGAGATTACGGAATCCTGAACTATTTCTTATCGCTGGTCGGCATCGAAGGGCCGGACTGGCTGAACGATACGAAGTGGTCCCTGGTCGCCATGGTCATTGCAAGCCTATGGGGACAGGGCTCGATGATGCTTATTTTTCTGGCGGGTCTCAAGGGAATTCCGAAGGACCTGTATGAGTCGGCCTCGATGGACGGGGCGGGCAAGATTCGGCAGTTCTTCAATGTGACCATTCCGATGATCACGCCGACGCTGCTGTTCAACCTGATTACGTCCATCATCGCCGCGTTCCAGCAGCTGACGCTGGCGCTTCTGCTCACGGGCGGAGGCCCGCTGAAGTCGACGTTTTTCTATGCGATGTACATGTACGAGAATGCGTTCAAATATTTCAAGATGGGGTATTCCGCAGCCAACGCCTGGTTCATGTTCCTGATCGTGCTGACGCTGACGTTCCTCGTGTTCAAGTCTTCGGAGGCCTGGGTGTTCTATGAGGGCGAGATGAAGACAAAGAAGGAGAAAGAGAAGGCGAAGCCGAAGCGTGCCAAGCAAGGGGTTCAAGCCAGCAGGGAGGGAGGTTCCGTATGA
- a CDS encoding ABC transporter substrate-binding protein gives MKKKMSWIAMVSVMTLMASLLAACGGSGGTGSAKQPDGSSSEAATTLRFATWDTGDALKIEQEIAKKFEESHPGTKVQVEAYADGFDQKLAAGFGAANQPDVMYMWDFPTYHQSLEPLDGYASKDEDLNIDDFYQGLFNYGKIDDQLYGIPAGFTTRVVYYNKKMFDDAGIAYPSDGWTWAEFQEIAQKLTDKSKKQYGFGVRAENDTYDLQGFVWSNGGSFISEDGKTIEGYMNSKETAGAIQMLGDMLKNGSAVLTGGKGQQSGEDIFKAGKIAMWESGIWPLESFREAGIDVGTVEMPAFEGKPVKGVLAESALSIAKDSKNKDLAWEFIKFYVSDEAIKMRVADLPVRVSVVNELKKDQDPLYKPYYTMLERSDNTPAFLLNPKWNEVNRQLSAAVESVMFGSDAQEVLNQAVKDSERYLK, from the coding sequence ATGAAAAAGAAAATGTCATGGATCGCAATGGTTTCGGTTATGACGTTAATGGCATCGCTGCTGGCCGCATGCGGCGGCAGCGGCGGGACCGGCAGTGCGAAGCAGCCGGACGGCAGCTCATCGGAGGCGGCAACCACGCTTCGTTTCGCGACATGGGATACGGGAGATGCGCTGAAGATCGAGCAGGAGATCGCCAAGAAGTTCGAAGAGTCGCATCCCGGCACGAAGGTGCAGGTCGAGGCCTATGCCGACGGATTCGATCAGAAGCTGGCCGCCGGATTCGGCGCAGCCAATCAGCCGGACGTGATGTACATGTGGGATTTTCCGACGTATCACCAGTCCTTGGAGCCGCTGGACGGTTACGCGTCCAAGGACGAGGATTTGAACATCGATGATTTTTACCAAGGATTGTTCAACTACGGCAAGATCGACGATCAGCTGTACGGAATCCCGGCGGGCTTTACGACCCGGGTGGTGTACTACAACAAGAAGATGTTCGACGATGCGGGCATTGCTTACCCGAGCGATGGATGGACATGGGCGGAATTCCAGGAAATCGCCCAGAAGCTGACGGATAAATCGAAGAAGCAGTACGGCTTCGGCGTGCGGGCCGAGAACGATACGTATGACCTTCAAGGGTTCGTATGGAGCAACGGCGGATCCTTCATCTCGGAGGACGGCAAAACGATCGAAGGCTACATGAACAGCAAGGAAACGGCGGGAGCCATTCAGATGCTGGGCGATATGCTCAAGAACGGCTCGGCGGTCCTGACCGGAGGCAAAGGGCAGCAGAGCGGGGAGGATATTTTCAAAGCCGGCAAGATTGCCATGTGGGAGAGCGGCATCTGGCCGCTGGAATCCTTCAGGGAAGCCGGAATCGATGTGGGCACGGTAGAGATGCCGGCCTTCGAGGGCAAGCCAGTGAAGGGCGTATTGGCCGAATCCGCGTTATCCATAGCGAAGGATTCCAAGAACAAGGATCTGGCGTGGGAGTTCATTAAATTCTACGTATCGGATGAAGCGATCAAAATGCGCGTGGCCGACCTGCCGGTCCGGGTCAGCGTGGTCAACGAGCTGAAGAAGGACCAGGATCCGCTCTACAAGCCGTATTACACGATGCTGGAGCGCTCGGACAATACGCCGGCCTTTCTGCTGAATCCAAAATGGAACGAAGTGAACCGCCAACTGTCGGCAGCCGTGGAATCCGTCATGTTCGGCAGCGATGCGCAGGAGGTTCTGAACCAGGCGGTGAAGGATAGCGAACGCTATTTGAAATAA
- a CDS encoding response regulator gives MMNTGNIKVMIADDESIVRKGLRSTVPWERFGMEVVADSPNGQAAWEAFLEFRPQVVITDIVMPEMDGIELSRKVKEAAPETRIILLSCHRDFEYAQEGMRLGASGYLLKTAFEDEEFEAMLGKFQRELSDAPANVYGLEEQVSAHLFAWLNGHSDRFPGELWELCSRAGLEEGKPISLYLIKTAGCSGSWEHLLKEQGSKEPGLRSSKRVPYGADSCYWAVPEEYKEAADGLLVEIKSRCGKLAWNWRGGLQDSEDVQKAFQSLHKEAELERAYGLSGAQWPEPILQAVHLLHEHPADEWSAAELAQQVGLSRSHFSILFKKTVGDSFIAFQYKRKLRLAYGLLRETSLTMQEIAEKTGLGDSKYFSKWFKRCTGQTPSQYRAEQKGESS, from the coding sequence ATGATGAATACAGGGAACATTAAAGTGATGATTGCCGACGACGAAAGCATTGTGCGCAAGGGACTCCGCTCCACGGTGCCCTGGGAACGGTTCGGGATGGAGGTTGTGGCGGACAGCCCCAACGGCCAGGCAGCCTGGGAGGCTTTTCTGGAGTTTCGGCCGCAGGTCGTCATTACGGATATCGTCATGCCGGAGATGGATGGGATCGAGCTCTCCCGGAAGGTGAAGGAGGCTGCGCCGGAAACCCGGATCATTCTGCTCAGCTGCCACCGGGATTTCGAATATGCCCAGGAAGGGATGCGGCTTGGCGCGTCCGGGTATCTGCTGAAAACCGCCTTCGAGGACGAAGAGTTCGAAGCGATGCTGGGTAAATTTCAACGCGAGCTGTCTGATGCGCCGGCCAACGTGTACGGGCTGGAAGAACAGGTTTCCGCCCATTTGTTTGCTTGGCTTAACGGGCACAGCGACCGTTTCCCCGGAGAACTCTGGGAGCTTTGCAGCCGCGCCGGGCTGGAAGAGGGCAAGCCCATTTCGCTGTATCTGATCAAAACGGCGGGCTGCAGCGGCAGTTGGGAGCACCTGCTGAAGGAGCAGGGCTCCAAGGAGCCGGGATTGCGCAGCAGCAAGCGGGTCCCGTACGGCGCGGACAGCTGCTATTGGGCCGTGCCGGAGGAATATAAGGAAGCGGCGGACGGGCTGCTGGTGGAGATTAAGAGCCGATGCGGGAAGCTTGCCTGGAATTGGCGGGGAGGTCTTCAGGACTCGGAGGATGTGCAGAAAGCCTTTCAATCCTTGCACAAGGAAGCCGAGCTGGAGCGGGCGTACGGTCTGAGCGGAGCGCAGTGGCCGGAGCCGATCCTGCAGGCGGTTCATCTGCTGCACGAACATCCCGCGGACGAGTGGTCGGCAGCGGAGCTGGCCCAACAGGTGGGGCTGAGCCGCAGCCATTTTTCGATCCTGTTCAAGAAAACGGTCGGCGACAGCTTCATCGCGTTCCAATATAAGCGCAAGCTCCGCCTTGCTTACGGCCTACTGCGCGAAACCTCCTTAACGATGCAGGAGATCGCCGAGAAGACGGGACTCGGAGACAGCAAATATTTCAGCAAATGGTTCAAGCGCTGCACGGGTCAGACGCCAAGCCAATACCGTGCCGAACAAAAAGGGGAATCATCGTAA
- a CDS encoding cache domain-containing sensor histidine kinase, whose protein sequence is MNFQGIKDRAGRMFTGTYHSIRTKLLTCFLVVTLIPLFSLGGLSYVQSAKVINSQFGKYGDNAVAQLEQQTSSALGRMKQTAETIYSYLLDPSHSGIGNGTPSTYGDIMEKNDFESLLKSLRTQLTAGIYIITSSGYYYGENNLDVNKLGNIPAWNARPKAYAGTYWLGFYPQDHSINNSDSNNVPVLGLAVPIHHPDKAQDGSVILIEENAEELLRSYAKFEADTHAHLLITSPDGTVVYETDAPYTPHDSDVAWTRTIDANQWTMEARIPAKAFYQSSDVIRANTMVVAIVSCLLAFGIAYLFSSRFTSRIRTLKDSMQKVSFGKLDTRTPIEGRDELGSLDMSFNRMVTGVQTLIGEVEQSERLKKEAELRAFHYQINPHLLFNTLNSIQWKARLQGAEDIRQMLYHLTMVLEGNLDISQELVTLNRELRMIGHFLKIQEIRYGEVFRYRLDCDDSLLPYLIPRMTLQPLFENIFFHAFTDGQGEIHVKVEEDHDELVLTLRDNGAGIREDKLARLFSPETKRKGRGGLGVRNADQKFKLHFGPLYGLKVHSVKGEGTTIIIRWPKREESFDDEYREH, encoded by the coding sequence ATGAATTTTCAGGGAATCAAAGACCGAGCCGGACGGATGTTCACCGGCACCTATCACAGTATAAGGACCAAGCTGCTTACCTGTTTTTTAGTCGTCACCCTGATTCCGCTGTTCTCGCTTGGCGGACTTTCCTATGTGCAATCCGCTAAAGTGATTAATTCCCAGTTCGGCAAATACGGCGATAATGCCGTGGCGCAGCTGGAGCAGCAGACCAGTTCGGCTTTGGGGCGGATGAAGCAGACGGCGGAGACGATTTATTCCTACCTGCTGGACCCGAGCCATTCGGGAATCGGGAACGGGACGCCGTCCACCTATGGCGACATCATGGAGAAGAACGATTTCGAATCGTTGTTGAAGTCCCTGCGGACGCAGCTGACAGCCGGGATCTACATCATAACGAGCTCCGGTTATTACTATGGGGAGAACAACCTGGACGTGAACAAACTCGGCAATATCCCGGCGTGGAACGCCAGGCCGAAAGCCTATGCCGGCACCTATTGGCTGGGCTTCTATCCGCAGGATCATTCCATTAATAACAGCGATAGCAACAACGTGCCTGTCCTGGGATTGGCGGTGCCGATCCATCACCCGGACAAGGCTCAGGACGGCAGCGTCATCCTGATCGAGGAGAACGCCGAGGAGCTGCTGCGAAGTTATGCCAAGTTCGAGGCCGACACGCATGCCCACCTGCTTATTACATCGCCGGACGGCACGGTCGTGTATGAGACGGACGCTCCGTATACGCCCCATGACAGCGATGTGGCCTGGACCCGGACGATTGACGCCAACCAATGGACCATGGAAGCCAGAATTCCCGCCAAGGCGTTCTATCAATCCTCGGACGTGATCCGGGCGAACACGATGGTTGTTGCCATCGTCTCCTGCCTGCTCGCATTTGGCATCGCCTATCTGTTCTCCTCCCGGTTCACTTCGCGGATCCGGACCTTGAAGGACTCGATGCAGAAGGTAAGCTTCGGCAAGCTGGATACCCGTACGCCGATCGAGGGCAGGGATGAGCTGGGCAGCCTCGACATGAGTTTTAACCGGATGGTAACGGGCGTGCAGACCCTGATTGGCGAGGTGGAGCAGAGCGAGCGGCTGAAAAAAGAGGCCGAGCTGCGCGCATTCCATTATCAGATCAACCCCCATCTGCTGTTCAACACCCTGAATTCCATCCAGTGGAAGGCCCGGCTGCAAGGCGCGGAGGACATTCGCCAGATGCTGTACCATCTGACGATGGTGCTGGAGGGAAATCTGGATATTTCCCAGGAGCTCGTTACCCTAAACAGGGAGCTGCGCATGATCGGCCACTTCCTGAAGATTCAGGAAATCCGGTACGGTGAAGTATTTCGTTATCGCCTGGATTGCGATGATTCGCTTCTGCCGTATTTGATTCCGCGGATGACGCTTCAGCCGCTGTTCGAGAATATATTTTTCCATGCCTTTACGGACGGGCAGGGAGAGATCCATGTCAAGGTCGAGGAGGATCATGACGAGCTTGTGCTCACGCTCCGCGATAACGGAGCCGGCATCAGGGAGGACAAACTGGCGCGGTTGTTTTCGCCGGAGACGAAGCGGAAGGGCCGCGGCGGGCTTGGCGTGCGGAACGCGGACCAGAAATTCAAGCTGCATTTCGGTCCGCTCTACGGACTGAAGGTGCATTCGGTTAAGGGAGAAGGAACAACGATCATCATACGCTGGCCGAAAAGGGAGGAGTCTTTCGATGATGAATACAGGGAACATTAA
- a CDS encoding amylo-alpha-1,6-glucosidase, with amino-acid sequence MNFDLNIVPFSRRASFLAISLLPAAKDRRQGLYLRTVRGGDDKFGEAFLIELLNRQNEPVPFEPIASPDNIRLTASDSLGHADICLSDSRTVRFRSEGCGIRLTFFPAAYDYAYETHPDGWEVNSFTHGCRFMLTRLAGQMGMEVEWNEIKSSRVTADFSVDPASNVAEFAVEEFMTVLKPRGEWESFDDAVVSAREDYARWLNNTLAVSEQWQEARELAAYITWSCVVPAEGCLTRPAMYMSKNWMTNIWSWDNCFNAMALVRHQPELAWDQFMIFFDRQDESGLIPDFVNDKYELWNCNKPPIHGWTLAWMMRRTDYIKENQLREVYGPLAKWTQWWFTHRDHDGDGIPQYNHGNDSGWDNSTAFNNGIPVESPDLAAYLIIQMETLAEIAGLLGLSEESADWRRRADDTLDNMIRHFWKDGRFTACRSGTHEPSEGDSLLLFVPILLGKRLPEHIRMALLEGLRDESRFLTSNGWATESVSSPYYKPDGYWRGPIWAPSTMLLVEGVAAAGDKELAMEIAQRYCRMVSLSGMAENFDALTGAGLRDRAFTWTSSVFLILGHEYTL; translated from the coding sequence ATGAATTTTGATCTGAATATCGTACCTTTCAGCCGAAGAGCGTCCTTCTTGGCGATATCCCTCCTGCCAGCGGCCAAGGATCGCAGACAAGGTCTTTACCTGCGAACCGTCCGCGGAGGGGATGACAAGTTTGGCGAGGCGTTTCTGATAGAACTGCTAAACCGGCAGAACGAGCCGGTTCCGTTTGAACCTATTGCATCACCTGACAACATCAGGCTAACGGCATCCGATTCGTTAGGCCATGCGGATATTTGTTTATCGGACTCCCGGACCGTGCGATTCCGCTCGGAAGGCTGCGGCATCCGGCTTACCTTTTTCCCCGCCGCGTATGATTATGCCTATGAGACCCATCCGGACGGCTGGGAGGTGAACAGCTTCACGCATGGCTGCCGCTTCATGCTGACCCGGCTTGCGGGCCAGATGGGCATGGAGGTTGAATGGAACGAGATCAAGAGCTCGCGTGTGACCGCCGACTTTTCCGTGGATCCTGCATCCAATGTGGCCGAATTTGCGGTCGAAGAGTTCATGACCGTCTTGAAGCCGCGCGGCGAATGGGAGTCCTTCGACGATGCGGTTGTAAGCGCTCGCGAGGATTACGCCAGATGGCTGAACAATACCCTTGCCGTCTCTGAGCAGTGGCAGGAAGCCAGGGAGCTGGCCGCCTATATTACCTGGTCCTGCGTGGTTCCCGCCGAAGGCTGCCTGACCCGCCCGGCCATGTACATGTCCAAGAATTGGATGACCAACATCTGGAGCTGGGACAACTGCTTTAACGCGATGGCTCTCGTGCGGCATCAGCCGGAGCTGGCTTGGGACCAGTTCATGATCTTTTTTGACCGGCAGGATGAGAGCGGCCTGATCCCGGACTTCGTGAACGATAAATACGAGCTTTGGAATTGCAACAAACCGCCGATTCACGGCTGGACGCTGGCCTGGATGATGCGTCGGACCGATTATATCAAGGAGAACCAGCTCCGCGAGGTCTATGGCCCTCTAGCGAAATGGACGCAGTGGTGGTTCACGCACCGGGATCATGACGGCGACGGCATTCCCCAGTATAACCACGGCAACGACTCGGGCTGGGACAACAGCACGGCGTTCAATAACGGCATTCCCGTCGAGAGTCCCGACCTTGCCGCTTATCTGATTATCCAGATGGAGACGCTGGCCGAAATCGCGGGCTTGCTGGGCCTGTCGGAGGAATCGGCCGATTGGAGACGGAGAGCGGATGATACGCTGGACAATATGATTCGGCACTTCTGGAAGGACGGCCGGTTTACGGCCTGCCGTTCGGGAACGCATGAGCCGTCCGAAGGGGACAGCCTGCTGCTGTTCGTTCCTATTCTGCTGGGTAAACGCCTACCCGAGCATATCCGCATGGCTCTGCTGGAAGGGCTTCGGGATGAAAGCCGATTTCTGACGAGCAACGGCTGGGCGACCGAAAGCGTAAGCAGCCCATACTATAAGCCGGACGGATATTGGCGCGGCCCGATCTGGGCTCCTTCCACGATGCTGCTGGTCGAAGGGGTGGCGGCGGCCGGCGATAAGGAGCTGGCCATGGAGATTGCGCAGCGGTACTGCCGAATGGTCAGTCTCAGCGGCATGGCCGAGAATTTTGATGCCCTGACCGGAGCCGGGCTGCGCGATCGGGCGTTCACCTGGACCTCCAGCGTATTTTTGATTTTGGGACATGAATACACGTTATAA